A single genomic interval of Cervus elaphus chromosome 19, mCerEla1.1, whole genome shotgun sequence harbors:
- the TFF3 gene encoding trefoil factor 3, with product MSSERSGPQSLSVTMEARTFWLLVVVVLALGSSSSTGQYVGLSANQCAVPAKDRVDCGYPEVTPEQCNNRGCCFDSSIPGVPWCFKPLQEAECTF from the exons ATGTCCTCTGAGCGGTCAGGTCCCCAGAGCCTGTCTGTGACCATGGAGGCCAGAACATTCTGGCTACTGGTGGTGGTGGTCCTGGCCTTGGGGTCCTCCAGCTCGACCGGGCAGTACGTGGGCCTGT CGGCGAACCAGTGTGCGGTGCCGGCCAAGGACAGGGTGGACTGCGGCTACCCCGAGGTCACCCCCGAGCAGTGCAACAACCGCGGCTGCTGCTTCGACTCCAGCATTCCCGGGGTGCCCTGGTGCTTCAAGCCCCTGCAGGAAGCAG AATGCACCTTCTGA